From one Marinobacter sp. LV10MA510-1 genomic stretch:
- a CDS encoding branched-chain amino acid transporter permease, whose translation MAENLFQNYYLSSFIAVTVLATFATRIIPFVFFERHTEHPLIKHLGRYLPAAVMALLAIVFLQRSATWSLPVVGLDALIPGALVVLIHLWRRNALLSIAAGTLPYMAIQQAGLF comes from the coding sequence ATGGCTGAGAACCTGTTTCAAAACTACTACCTGTCCAGCTTTATAGCAGTAACGGTACTGGCAACGTTCGCCACCCGCATCATTCCGTTTGTGTTTTTCGAGCGCCACACTGAGCACCCCCTCATCAAACACCTGGGGCGCTATTTACCCGCCGCTGTTATGGCGTTGCTGGCTATCGTATTTTTACAACGCTCGGCGACATGGTCTTTACCCGTTGTTGGCCTGGATGCTCTAATCCCCGGCGCTCTGGTGGTGCTGATTCACCTTTGGCGCCGTAACGCTCTGCTTTCTATTGCTGCAGGCACCCTTCCGTATATGGCCATTCAACAGGCCGGCCTGTTCTGA
- a CDS encoding AzlC family ABC transporter permease, which translates to MTPSAFRLTLPILFGYLPLGMAFGVLFATQLDYPWWIAPLMGVLVYAGAGQILAVSLLAAHAGLLEVFIAMFVLNARHLFYGLSLLGQFRGAGWRKLYLIFGLTDETYSLLTSRQRTQSREQELHTDFRITLLNQLYWVVGCAAGGFLGHSVAFNSTGIEFALIALFIVLTIEQYKALGETFPLWLGALAAGVAMAVLPAPHQLIGAIVIVSLVLLLQYRRHRDALARNRSGEATHG; encoded by the coding sequence ATGACTCCCTCTGCGTTTCGACTCACCTTGCCAATCCTGTTTGGCTATTTGCCGCTGGGCATGGCGTTTGGCGTACTGTTTGCAACTCAGCTTGATTATCCCTGGTGGATAGCCCCGCTGATGGGTGTGCTGGTATACGCCGGTGCCGGGCAGATACTGGCTGTCAGTTTGCTGGCCGCCCATGCCGGATTGCTGGAAGTGTTTATTGCGATGTTTGTGCTGAACGCCCGACATCTGTTTTATGGCCTGTCTTTGCTGGGCCAATTTCGCGGCGCCGGCTGGCGCAAGCTGTATTTGATATTCGGCCTGACCGATGAAACTTACTCGCTGCTCACCAGCCGCCAGCGCACCCAGAGCCGCGAGCAGGAGTTGCATACGGATTTCCGCATTACCCTACTGAACCAGTTGTACTGGGTGGTCGGCTGCGCGGCCGGTGGGTTTTTGGGTCACAGCGTTGCCTTCAACAGCACCGGCATTGAATTTGCGTTGATCGCGCTGTTCATCGTGTTAACCATTGAGCAGTACAAAGCGCTGGGCGAAACCTTTCCGCTCTGGCTGGGTGCTCTGGCCGCCGGGGTCGCTATGGCCGTTCTGCCAGCACCGCACCAACTCATCGGAGCCATTGTGATCGTTTCACTGGTGTTGTTACTGCAATACCGCCGGCACAGAGACGCTCTGGCCCGCAATCGCAGCGGGGAGGCAACCCATGGCTGA
- a CDS encoding PHA/PHB synthase family protein, which yields MLGMEKLSKTKKLVAGVVDTNVRRGQEKLAKMLSDKGLVSPTTLSMMGEMSDIYKAMAADVAKNPLRTISAESDLLRKYLALGSYTFSRAMGKDQDSVASPESDDRRFQAEEWSKHLPFDLLLQAYLINSQAFQDWLEGMDNLPKDTRDQMLFYARQVTSALSPANFLATNPEALRITWETKGKNLLTGGKQFIDDYKQNPKLFNVGMTDRSAFEVGGNLATTPGKVVFQNELIQLIQYTATTETVAKRPVLIVPPWINKFYILDLTARNSFIQWLVNQGQTVFVVSWLNPGPSQRDLAWDDYMEKGVVAAMDNVTKATGEAKMNLIGYCVGGTLVASTLSWLKKKGRKPTVSVTYFTTLLDFTDPGGISIYINDRSLAGIEKMMNKKGFLDGRAMAFTFNLLRENELFWSFWTKNYLKGEKPAAFDLLYWNTDGTNLPAALHGPYLREMYLNNRLVQPDSLSFCGETINLEEIDVPSMFIAARQDHIAKWKSCYSGAQVHGGKVQFLLGGSGHIAGIINPPYKEKYGFWTNNVDTLPENPDDWLAEAEQHPGSWWPHWVEWLAQYQGDQVPARVPGEGKLKALEDAPGSYVKVRAADAAKS from the coding sequence ATGCTGGGAATGGAAAAGCTAAGTAAAACCAAAAAATTAGTGGCAGGTGTTGTTGACACTAATGTACGCCGTGGCCAGGAGAAACTGGCGAAGATGCTGAGTGACAAAGGCTTGGTTAGCCCAACTACTCTGTCAATGATGGGCGAAATGTCGGACATTTATAAGGCCATGGCCGCCGATGTTGCAAAGAATCCGTTGCGCACAATTTCTGCAGAAAGTGACTTGCTGCGCAAATATCTGGCGTTAGGTTCCTACACGTTCAGCCGCGCAATGGGTAAAGATCAGGATTCGGTGGCTAGCCCTGAATCCGACGACCGTCGTTTTCAAGCGGAAGAATGGTCCAAACATTTGCCTTTTGATTTGTTGTTACAAGCTTATTTGATCAACTCTCAGGCATTTCAAGATTGGTTGGAGGGCATGGACAACCTGCCCAAAGACACCCGTGACCAAATGCTTTTTTACGCGCGCCAGGTCACCAGTGCGCTGTCCCCTGCCAACTTCCTGGCCACCAACCCGGAAGCGCTGCGCATTACCTGGGAAACCAAAGGTAAGAACCTGCTGACAGGCGGCAAGCAATTTATTGACGACTACAAACAGAATCCAAAACTGTTCAACGTGGGCATGACCGACCGCTCTGCGTTTGAGGTCGGTGGCAACCTGGCAACAACGCCAGGCAAAGTTGTATTCCAGAACGAACTGATCCAACTGATCCAGTACACCGCGACAACAGAAACCGTCGCTAAGCGCCCGGTATTGATCGTGCCACCCTGGATCAACAAGTTTTACATTCTGGATCTGACCGCCCGCAACTCGTTTATTCAGTGGCTGGTTAATCAGGGTCAAACGGTATTTGTTGTTTCCTGGCTCAACCCGGGGCCCAGCCAAAGAGACCTGGCGTGGGACGATTACATGGAGAAAGGCGTGGTAGCGGCGATGGACAACGTTACCAAAGCGACCGGCGAAGCGAAAATGAACCTGATTGGGTACTGCGTTGGTGGCACCCTGGTGGCATCAACCCTTTCTTGGTTGAAGAAAAAAGGCCGCAAACCAACCGTCAGCGTTACCTACTTTACCACGCTGCTGGACTTCACTGATCCAGGCGGCATTAGCATTTACATCAACGATCGTTCGCTTGCGGGCATCGAGAAGATGATGAACAAGAAGGGCTTCCTGGACGGCCGCGCCATGGCCTTCACCTTCAATCTGCTGCGGGAAAACGAGTTGTTCTGGTCTTTCTGGACCAAAAACTACCTGAAAGGCGAAAAACCAGCGGCCTTTGACCTGCTGTACTGGAACACCGATGGCACCAACCTGCCGGCAGCGCTGCATGGCCCTTACCTGCGGGAAATGTACCTGAACAACCGTCTGGTGCAGCCGGATTCTCTGTCGTTCTGTGGCGAGACCATCAACCTGGAAGAGATTGACGTGCCGTCTATGTTCATCGCCGCACGCCAGGATCACATTGCCAAGTGGAAGTCCTGCTATTCCGGCGCTCAGGTTCACGGTGGCAAAGTACAATTCTTGCTGGGCGGCTCAGGCCATATTGCGGGCATTATCAACCCGCCATACAAAGAAAAGTACGGTTTCTGGACCAACAATGTGGATACATTGCCAGAGAATCCGGACGACTGGCTGGCAGAAGCCGAGCAGCATCCTGGTTCATGGTGGCCGCACTGGGTTGAGTGGCTGGCCCAGTATCAGGGCGACCAGGTTCCTGCCCGCGTCCCAGGCGAAGGCAAGTTGAAGGCGTTGGAAGATGCCCCTGGCAGTTACGTGAAAGTCCGCGCAGCGGACGCAGCGAAAAGCTGA
- a CDS encoding phasin family protein — translation MNNDMFKKVSRLNETMLEQLGRAAEMQMNAFQRYSEMALSQAKKASEVRDLDGLKSLATEQSETLKTLSEQFTADMKSWQEYASEAREEVQKAVAGADEEATAPKGKASSQKS, via the coding sequence ATGAATAATGATATGTTCAAAAAAGTCAGTCGCCTGAACGAAACTATGCTGGAACAACTGGGCAGAGCCGCAGAAATGCAGATGAACGCATTCCAGCGCTACTCCGAGATGGCACTGAGCCAAGCAAAAAAAGCCTCTGAGGTTCGTGACCTCGACGGATTGAAGAGCCTGGCGACAGAACAGTCCGAAACACTCAAAACACTGAGCGAACAATTCACTGCCGATATGAAGTCGTGGCAGGAATATGCCAGCGAAGCTCGAGAAGAAGTTCAGAAAGCTGTAGCCGGTGCGGATGAAGAAGCTACCGCACCAAAAGGCAAAGCGAGCTCGCAAAAAAGTTAA
- the uvrY gene encoding UvrY/SirA/GacA family response regulator transcription factor → MIKVLLVDDHDLVRSGLSRMLSDNPDIEVIGEAKNGEDAIEQVRRNPPDVVLMDIRMPGIGGLEATRKILRLNDAVRVVVVTGCADNPYPVRVMQAGASGYITKCADIREIIRAVRKAHAGQRYISPEIAQQMALGQGNEDHPELMLFQRLSEREREIALMVVKCRKVQDISDALCLSPKTVNTYRYRVFEKLGISSDVELALMVVRLGFHDASIV, encoded by the coding sequence TTGATCAAAGTGTTACTGGTAGACGACCATGACCTGGTTCGATCCGGGCTTTCACGCATGCTGTCTGATAACCCGGACATCGAAGTCATCGGCGAGGCTAAAAATGGTGAAGATGCCATTGAACAGGTGCGCCGTAACCCACCCGATGTGGTGTTGATGGACATCCGCATGCCAGGTATTGGTGGTCTTGAAGCAACCCGCAAAATTCTGCGATTGAATGACGCCGTTCGGGTAGTTGTGGTAACCGGTTGTGCAGATAACCCCTATCCGGTTCGGGTTATGCAGGCCGGTGCGTCAGGCTATATTACCAAGTGCGCCGATATTCGCGAAATCATTCGTGCTGTGCGCAAGGCCCACGCCGGACAGCGCTACATCAGCCCGGAAATTGCGCAGCAAATGGCGTTGGGGCAGGGCAATGAAGATCACCCGGAACTGATGTTGTTCCAACGTCTTTCCGAGCGGGAGCGTGAAATAGCGTTGATGGTGGTGAAATGCAGAAAAGTTCAGGACATATCCGACGCACTCTGCTTAAGCCCGAAAACCGTCAATACCTACCGCTACCGCGTGTTTGAAAAACTCGGTATTTCCAGTGATGTTGAGCTGGCCCTCATGGTTGTACGCCTCGGGTTTCACGATGCCAGTATCGTCTGA